The genomic interval GCACCTCCACCACCTCCACCGCCACCTAAAACGAAGAAAATTAAGGAAGGCCAGGAAGTACACTGGTTGGTGGAAAAGAGTAAAAAGATGGATAGAAAGAGGATTTTCAATGTTTTCATGACAGAACTCCTAGAGCTAAGAGACGTAAAAAGGAAATAAATTATTAAATTATTGTCAAAATATGCAAGAAAAAAAGTAATCCTTCCTGAGAGGCGGGAAACTTTATTTCTCCTAAGAGGCTGTCAAAAAAGGAGTTCGGATGGTATCATTATATCTAAGCGAACCCACCGATGGTTCGCATTCCCTGAAAAACGGAGCTTTAATCTAAGAACCAATAGAGTAGTTCATAATACGTAAAAAAGATTCAACTTTTGCCAGGGTTTCAATATTAAATTCTTTTCTCCAGGCTCTACGCGTTTCGAGAATTTCTTCTGAGTCAAGTTTTGTTTCCTGCTCTTCGTATAACAAACCTATGAGAAAGCGACTGACAGAGAGAATGAGATATTCACTAGAAATTTCCCTTTTCTCTGGTTCTAATTTCTTATAGAGTTCCGCAAGATACTTGCAATTTTTAAAAATTTCCAGCAACTCGATTGAGGGCTTTATTTTATTTAATTTATCCTGTAAATACTGGCTAAAAGGACCTTTACCACTCAGGCCGGTTTGAACTGCACCTATGGCTGCATTTACCTGGATCTGTGATGTTCCATCCCAGATGGTAGCAATACGAACATCCCGGTATAGTCGTGCCACCTCATAATCTTCACAAAAGCCGGCACCTCCAAAGATTTGGATAGCATCATAACAGATCGTATTCGCCATTTCAGCATTATAATACTTTGCTAAGGGTGTAATGGTTGAGGATATAGAATTCCAGAATTGAATATGAGAATCTTTTCTTAATTCTTTCTCGTCTCTTCCTTCGGATTTTCCACGTAAGCTTCGCCAGGCATACAAATCTACTGTTCTGGCTGCTTCTAACATTAGACTTCTCATACCTGCAATTTCTCTTTGCATTCGATTTAAGATATTATGAATAACCGGAATCTTCTCTAAAGTTTTAGCGAATTGAGTTCGCTCACTTGCATATTTTCTGGCTTCTTCATAAGCAGCAGTTGCAATGCCTACTCCCTGAGCAGCTACAGACATACGTGCACCATTCAGCATTCCCATTACATAACGAGTCAAACCATATCCCTGTTGTCCTAATAATTCCGCAGGAGATTTATCCAGAACTACTTCGCAGGTTGCTGAGGTTTTTAAACCCATTTTTTTCTCTAATCCTGCTATTTCATAATGCTTGCTATCTACAAGAAAAAATGAGAGTCCCTTAGCACCACTTGTAGGAGAACCGGTTCGGGCCAGGCAAAGTATCGCAGCCGGATCCCCATTTAAGCCGCAAGCCATAGTTTGAAATCGTTTGGTTCCGCTAATATACCATTGTCCTTCTTTGAGTTCAGCCCTCGTTTGTACGGCTGCTAAGTCAGAACCAAAATTGGGTTCTGTTAGCCCCATGGTTACGGAATATCGTTCTTGAATAAGTTTCGGAATAATTCTTTGTTTTTGTTCTTCTGTAGCAAAATCCTGTAGAATGGAGGCGAGGTTGACACTTCCCATAGCTACAGCAAAAGAAGTATCACAACGATAAGCCATTTCGAGAAGCAAAGTTTTGGCTACTTGTGTAAGACCCATCCCACCGTATTCTCTTTTAAATGAAGCTGCTACAAGTCCTGATTCATGAAAGGAATGGATGAGTTCTGCCATCTTCTCCGGATGCTTTACCTTTCCATCGCTATAATGCAGACCCTCCGCTTCAAAATCTGCTATATGAGCCGATACTTTGTTACCGCAAAGCTCTCCTATCAGGCTCAAGACTTCGTGATAGTAATCTATGGCTTCAGAAAGGGAAGAGGGGGCCATTTCCAGGCTTGCAAGACCTGTTTCTTTGTATTTTTTTGCATCCTCAAATTCAGCTTCGTATTCCTGTATGACTTCCTGCCAGTTTATAAGCTTTTCAAAATGAAGCATTAGGTCCGGGTTATCTGAAAAATAATTATTCTGTATCATTATATTACCTTTATCCGAAGTATTGAGGGTTCTCTTGTGAACTCCTCTCTTGAGCGACTAAGAACTTTTTGTATATCGTTTCAAGTGAATCTAAATTTAGAATCTGTAATCCCCTATACCGAAAACGAAGCGAAAGTTCTTAGAAATTTTATAAGGTTCAAAGGGCTTTGCAGAATTTTTAGTGTAATGAAGCCTCTGGGCGAAGAACAAACGCAGGGGTAAAACCGGGATCTGGATACGGAGTCCTACACCCCAGGAGAATTTAAATTTGTCTATAGCCACATCGTGTATGGAACGAAGTACAAGGCGGCTCGGATCTTCCGAGATATAAGGATTTTCCGGTCGTTTGATAAAAGTATTCTGGTAATAGTTTTCAATATAGTACTGACCTATGGGATCAGCC from Leptospiraceae bacterium carries:
- a CDS encoding acyl-CoA dehydrogenase family protein, with translation MIQNNYFSDNPDLMLHFEKLINWQEVIQEYEAEFEDAKKYKETGLASLEMAPSSLSEAIDYYHEVLSLIGELCGNKVSAHIADFEAEGLHYSDGKVKHPEKMAELIHSFHESGLVAASFKREYGGMGLTQVAKTLLLEMAYRCDTSFAVAMGSVNLASILQDFATEEQKQRIIPKLIQERYSVTMGLTEPNFGSDLAAVQTRAELKEGQWYISGTKRFQTMACGLNGDPAAILCLARTGSPTSGAKGLSFFLVDSKHYEIAGLEKKMGLKTSATCEVVLDKSPAELLGQQGYGLTRYVMGMLNGARMSVAAQGVGIATAAYEEARKYASERTQFAKTLEKIPVIHNILNRMQREIAGMRSLMLEAARTVDLYAWRSLRGKSEGRDEKELRKDSHIQFWNSISSTITPLAKYYNAEMANTICYDAIQIFGGAGFCEDYEVARLYRDVRIATIWDGTSQIQVNAAIGAVQTGLSGKGPFSQYLQDKLNKIKPSIELLEIFKNCKYLAELYKKLEPEKREISSEYLILSVSRFLIGLLYEEQETKLDSEEILETRRAWRKEFNIETLAKVESFLRIMNYSIGS